A stretch of Arachis hypogaea cultivar Tifrunner chromosome 15, arahy.Tifrunner.gnm2.J5K5, whole genome shotgun sequence DNA encodes these proteins:
- the LOC112747902 gene encoding uncharacterized protein produces MIESDLDEKYGGTLLLAIAQDGNSNILPIAFNLVEGKNAESWSFFLTNLRQHVTPQQRILVISDRHNGIKAALENPNSGWLPPHAYRAFCIRHVPTNFALSFKGTDAKRLLVNTAYAKTEAEFHYWFDIMRTENPAMCDWTNRIEYDKWTQHQDDGRRFGHMTTNISEYVNSVLKGTRNLLVTALVKSTYGRLAELFVIRGQTTEVQLASGAKFFQSFMKAMERNLRDSRCFTVTLFDRHQSEYTVAETTPTGSFSLGTYRVSLQDRTCDCGYFQDLHYPCCHAIACCAQSWLDWSIYVDEVYTMQKVFRVYQMGFVPPIPEGLWLPYGSPTVILDLSLRHCRDGRPRSTRIRNNMDEADPNRPKRCGLCRQPRHMRRSCP; encoded by the exons atgattgaatCTGATTTGGATGAGAAA tatggaggGACTTTGCTCCTGGCCATCGCTCAAGATGGGAACTCCAACATCTTGCCTATTGCTTTCAATCTTGTGGAGGGGAAAAATGCCGAGTCGTGGTCTTTCTTCCTGACCAACCTGCGCCAACATGTGACTCCGCAACAGCGAATACTGGTCATCTCAGATAGGCACAACGGCATCAAGGCTGCACTAGAGAACCCTAACAGTGGGTGGTTACCCCCTCATGCGTACCGAGCATTTTGTATTCGGCATGTTCCAACTAACTTCGCACTCAGTTTCAAGGGCACGGATGCAAAGCGCTTGCTTGTGAACACTGCTTATGCAAAGACTGAGGCAGAGTTCCATTATTGGTTTGATATAATGCGGACTGAGAATCCGGCAATGTGTGATTGGACAAACAGAATAGAATACGATAAGTGGACTCAGCACCAGGATGATGGCAGACGATTTGGTCACATGACGACCAATATATCTGAGTATGTTAATTCTGTTCTGAAGGGTACACGGAATCTTCTGGTTACCGCCCTTGTGAAGTCCACATATGGTCGGCTAGCGGAGTTGTTTGTGATTCGTGGTCAGACGACAGAGGTTCAGTTGGCCAGCGGTGCCAAGTTTTTCCAGTCTTTTATGAAGGCGATGGAGCGCAACTTGAGAGACTCCAGGTGCTTCACTGTCACCCTGTTCGATAGACACCAGTCTGAGTACACCGTTGCCGAGACGACACCGACCGGGAGCTTTTCACTTGGGACGTACCGAGTTTCCCTTCAGGATCGTACATGCGACTGTGGATACTTTCAAGATCTCCATTATCCATGTTGCCATGCGATTGCATGTTGTGCCCAGTCATGGCTTGACTGGTCTATCTATGTCGACGAAGTCTACACCATGCAGAAGGTGTTCAGGGTGTACCAGATGGGTTTTGTGCCGCCAATACCAGAGGGACTTTGGCTACCTTATGGCAGTCCAACCGTTATTCTGGATCTTAGCTTGAGGCATTGTCGTGATGGGCGACCGAGGTCTACCAGAATCCGGAACAACATGGATGAGGCCGACCCTAACCGACCGAAGCGATGCGGGCTCTGCAGACAGCCTAGGCACATGCGTAGATCTTGCCCTTAG
- the LOC140179111 gene encoding uncharacterized protein yields the protein MKLNPDKCAFGVQSGKFLGFMLTCRGIEANPEKCQAVLNMRSPKTVKEVQQLTGRLAALARFLPRIAHRSHHFFKNLRKQQEFNWTEECEKAFTELKAILSAPPILQTPEAGKPLYLYLSITDQAISSALVTEAGKQQHPVYFVSKSLQNAEVRYPKIEKLALALVTTARRLRHYFQSHTIVVRTAQPLRQILTKPELAGRLIKWSIELSEYDIQYQSRGAIKSQALADFIAELTTEEQDSENNIWTLYVDGASNSKGSGAGILIEDKHGTWFEQSLQFTFHASNNQAEYEALIAGLRLAHTMGIAHLNVKCDSLLIVQQVTVQQFSSIEHPQTNGLAEAANKIILQGLKKKLDDSKGEWAELISEVLWSYNTTEQSATKETPFRLVYGSEAMIPIEVSLQNTRTTNKSDNAQSRRAELDLIEETRDISALKQIATRRAIDRKYNKKLRQRTFSEGDLVLRKVEDIRKPQAHGKLGANWEGPFRVQKVVGKGAYKLQRLDGAILPNTWNIASLKMYYS from the exons ATGAAGCTCAACCCCGATAAATGTGCATTCGGAGTGCAAAGTGGTAAGTTCCTCGGCTTCATGCTAACCTGTCGAGGTATAGAGGCAAATCCAGAAAAGTGCCAGGCAGTCCTGAATATGCGAAGTCCAAAGACAGTGAAAGAGGTCCAACAACTAACCGGCCGACTTGCAGCATTAGCCAGATTCCTACCTCGGATAGCTCACAGATCacaccattttttcaaaaatctaaggaAACAACAGGAGTTTAACTGGACCGAAGAATGCGAAAAAGCCTTTACCGAGCTCAAGGCCATACTTTCAGCTCCCCCAATCCTCCAGACTCCAGAAGCTGGTAAACCACTCTATCTATACTTATCTATTACTGACCAGGCTATCAGCTCTGCCTTGGTAACAGAAGCAGGGAAACAGCAACACCCGGTGTACTTCGTCAGCAAATCACTTCAAAACGCCGAGGTCCGTTACCCAAAAATAGAGAAACTGGCTCTAGCTCTGGTCACAACAGCCAGACGCCTACGACACTACTTTCAAAGCCACACCATCGTGGTCCGAACAGCACAACCCTTAAGACAAATACTGACCAAGCCCGAGCTAGCAGGAAGACTAATCAAATGGTCGATCGAGCTATCAGAATACGACATCCAATACCAATCCAGAGGAGCCATCAAATCCCAAGcactagccgacttcattgcagaactCACTACAGAAGAACAAGATTCAGAAAACAATATATGGACACTATATGTCGATGGCGCCTCAAACAGCAAAGGTTCCGGAGCAGGAATACTCATCGAAGACAAACACGGAACATGGTTCGAGCAATCCCTGCAATTTACCTTTCATGCAAGCAACAACCAAGCAGAGTACGAAGCTCTAATCGCAGGACTTCGACTTGCTCACACAATGGGAATAGCACATTTAAACGTCAAATGCGACTCCCTCCTCATAGTACAACAGGTAACAG TTCAACAGTTCTCTTCTATCGAACATCCACAAACTAACGGCTTAGCCGAAGCCGCCAATAAGATCATTTTGCAGGGACTCAAAAAGAAGCTCGACGACTCAAAAGGAGAATGGGCCGAGCTTATCTCCGAAGTACTATGGAGCTATAACACAACCGAACAATCAGCAACAAAGGAAACACCATTCAGGCTAGTCTACGGAAGCGAGGCAATGATACCAATTGAGGTATCCCTACAAAACACTAGAACTACAAACAAAAGCGACAATGCCCAAAGTAGAAGAGCCGAACTTGACCTTATAGAGGAAACTCGGGACATATCCGCGCTAAAACAAATAGCGACAAGACGAGCTATAGATAGGAAATATAACAAGAAGCTCAGACAAAGAACATTCTCGGAAGGAGATCTCGTACTAAGAAAAGTTGAAGACATACGAAAGCCACAAGCACATGGCAAATTAGGCGCAAACTGGGAAGGACCATTCAGAGTACAGAAAGTCGTCGGCAAAGGCGCATACAAATTACAAAGACTCGATGGAGCTATACTACCAAATACTTGGAATATAGCTTCCCTCAAAATGTACTACAGCTAG
- the LOC112747903 gene encoding uncharacterized protein, which produces MQGVREGLHVDDSHQPSSAEGNLGGSTVLQEATEGTYGFKPTYRKTWLAKQKAVAQIYGDWKESYAELPRWILGVQSTMEGTVALLKTSPVRVNDDMDDLTVYFHRLFWTFSPYVEAFRHCKPLVSIDEAVAVSRLRSDVRVKDGLLTHISRNQRKVVGHFPSEYLPLKGEGGRALNPWNYSS; this is translated from the exons ATGCAAGGAGTTCGGGAAGGGTTGCACGTGGATGATTCGCATCAGCCTTCGAGCGCGGAAGGGAACCTAGGAGGTTCGACG GTGTTGCAAGAAGCTACTGAAGGAACGTACGGGTTCAAGCCAACTTACAGGAAGACGTGGTTGGCAAAACAGAAGGCGGTAGCACAGATATACGGGGACTGGAAAGAGTCATATGCCGAGCTACCTCGTTGGATACTTGGTGTGCAGTCTACCATGGAGGGGACAGTAGCCTTGTTGAAAACGTCTCCGGTTCGAGTCAATGATGACATGGATGACTTAACCGTGTACTTTCATCGTCTTTTCTGGACGTTTTCTCCTTATGTTGAAGCTTTCCGACATTGCAAACCATTGGTCAGCATAGATG AGGCTGTGGCAGTATcccgcctacgttcggatgtgagagTTAAAGATGGACTTCTCACTCATATTTCtcgcaaccagaggaaggtggtagggcactttcCCTCAGAATATTtgcctctgaaaggagaaggtggtagggcactcaacCCTTGGAACTATTCCTCCTGA